A genomic window from Sorex araneus isolate mSorAra2 chromosome 2, mSorAra2.pri, whole genome shotgun sequence includes:
- the PDE1B gene encoding dual specificity calcium/calmodulin-dependent 3',5'-cyclic nucleotide phosphodiesterase 1B: MELSPRSPPEMLVEESDCPSPLELKSGPSKKMWIKLRSLLRYMVKQLENGEVNIEELKKNLEYTASLLEAVYIDETRQILDTEDELQELRSDAVPSEVRDWLASTFTQQARAKGRRAEEKPKFRSIVHAVQAGIFVERMFRRTYTSVGPTHSAAVLNCLKNLDRWCFDVFALNRAAEDHALRTIVFELLTRHNLISRFKIPTVFLMSFLEALETGYGKYKNPYHNQIHAADVTQTVHCVLLRTGMVHCLSEIEVLAIIFAAAIHDYEHTGTTNSFHIQTKSECAILYNDRSVLENHHISSVFRIMQDDEMNIFINLKKDEFVELRALVIEMVLATDMSCHFQQVKTMKTALQQLERIDKSKALSLLLHAADISHPTKQWSVHSRWTKALMEEFFRQGDKEAELGLPFSPLCDRSSTLVAQSQIGFIDFIVEPTFSVLTDVAEKSVQPQTDDDSKSKSQPSFQWRQASLDVEVGDPNPDVVRFRSTWTKYIQENKQKWKERAASGITNQMSIDELSPCEEEALPSPAEDEHNQNGNLD, encoded by the exons GCTGCGCTACATGGTGAAACAGCTGGAGAACGGGGAGGTAAACATTGAGGAGCTGAAGAAGAACCTGGAGTACACGGCATCCCTGCTGGAGGCTGTCTACATAGATGAGACGCG GCAAATCCTGGACACGGAGGACGAGCTGCAGGAGCTGCGGTCAGACGCAGTGCCTTCAGAGGTGCGGGACTGGCTGGCCTCCACCTTCACCCAGCAGGCCCGGGCCAAAGGCCGGCGGGCCGAGGAGAAGCCCAAGTTCCGGAGCATTGTGCATGCGGTGCAGGCGGGCATCTTTGTGGAGCG GATGTTCCGGAGAACGTACACCTCCGTCGGCCCCACTCACTCCGCCGCTGTCCTTAACTGTCTCAAG AACCTGGACCGCTGGTGCTTCGATGTCTTCGCCCTGAACCGGGCTGCCGAAGACCATGCCCTGAGGACCATCGTGTTTGAGCTGCTGACTCGGCACAACCTCATCAGCCGCTTTAAG ATCCCCACTGTATTCCTGATGAGTTTCCTGGAGGCCTTGGAGACAGGCTATGGGAAGTACAAGAACCCTTACCACAACCAGATCCACGCAGCCGATGTCACCCAGACAGTGCATTGCGTCTTGCTCCGCACGGGGATGGTG cactgcctgtcaGAGATTGAGGTCCTGGCCATAATCTTTGCTGCAGCAATCCACGACTACGAGCACACAGGCACCACCAACAGCTTCCACATCCAGACCaa GTCCGAATGTGCCATCCTGTACAACGACCGCTCTGTGCTGGAGAATCACCACATCAGCTCCGTCTTCCGAATTATGCAGGATGACGAGATGAACATTTTCATCAACCTCAAAAAGGATGAGTTTGT TGAGCTGCGAGCGCTGGTGATTGAGATGGTGTTGGCCACCGACATGTCCTGCCATTTCCAGCAAGTGAAAACCATGAAGACGGCCTTGCAGCAGCTGGAAAG GATTGACAAGTCCAAGGCCCTTTCTCTGCTGCTCCACGCCGCTGACATCAGCCACCCCACCAAGCAGTGGTCAGTCCACAGCCGCTGGACCAAAGCCCTCATGGAGGAATTCTTTCGCCAG GGTGACAAGGAGGCCGAGCTGGGTCTGCCGTTCTCTCCGCTCTGCGATCGTTCCTCCACCCTGGTGGCTCAGTCCCAGATTG GTTTCATCGACTTCATCGTGGAGCCCACGTTCTCTGTGCTCACCGATGTGGCTGAGAAGAGTGTCCAGCCTCAGACGGATGATGACTCCAAGTCAAAAAGTCAGCCCAG CTTCCAGTGGCGCCAAGCTTCTTTGGATGTGGAAGTGGGAGACCCGAACCCTGACGTGGTCAGGTTTCGCTCCACCTGGACCAAATACATTCAGGAGAACAAGCAGAAGTGGAAGGAACGGGCAGCAAGTG GCATCACCAACCAGATGTCCATCGATGAGCTGTCCCCCTGTGAGGAGGAGGCGCTGCCCTCCCCAGCCGAAGATGAGCACAACCAGAATGGGAATCTGGACTAG
- the PPP1R1A gene encoding protein phosphatase 1 regulatory subunit 1A: MEPDNSPRKIQFTVPLLEPHLDPEAAEQIRRRRPTPATLVLTSDQSSPEIDEDRIPNPLLKSTLAMSPRQRKKVTRTTPTMKELQMMVEHHLGQQQQGEEPEGAAGSTGTQESCPPGITDMESRKAHAPAESTPKTQEQGDEEQSTEEPSAQTPPLDSQGADSV, encoded by the exons ATGGAGCCCGACAACAGCCCGCGGAAGATCCAGTTCACCGTCCCGCTGCTGGAGCCGCACCTGGACCCCGAGGCGGCCGAGCAG ATTCGGAGGcgccgccccacccctgccaccctcgTGCTGACCAGTGACCAGTCATCCCCAG AGATCGATGAGGACAGGATCCCCAACCCGCTTCTCAAG TCCACTTTGGCCATGTCTCCACGGCAACGGAAGAAGGTGACGAGGACCACACCCACGATGAAAG AGCTGCAGATGATGGTTGAACATCACCTGGGGCAACAGCAGCAAGGGGAGGAGCCCGAGGGAGCCGCCGGGAGCACGGGGACCCAAGAGTCCTGCCCACCTGGGATCACAGACATGGAGTCAAGGAAAGCACACG CGCCTGCAGAATCCACCCCTAAAACTCAGGAGCAGGGCGATGAGGAACAGAGCACAGAGGAACCCTCAGCCCAAACCCCACCATTGGATTCCCAGGGAGCCGACTCG GTCtga